From one Streptomyces chromofuscus genomic stretch:
- a CDS encoding TetR/AcrR family transcriptional regulator has translation MSTAEETAGGETPWAEVTPEAARRLLVAAVEAFAERGYHATTTRDIAGRAGMSPAALYIHYKTKEELLHRISRIGHERALDILRTAARREGTATDRLADAVSSFVRWHAGGRTTARVVQYELDSLGPEARAEILALRRRCDAEVRAIIEDGVASGEFEVLDVRGTTLAVLSLCIDVARWFNIEGPWTPDEVGALYADLVLRMVGVRKPPAAQR, from the coding sequence ATGAGTACGGCGGAGGAGACGGCCGGCGGCGAGACGCCGTGGGCCGAGGTCACCCCTGAGGCGGCCCGGCGACTGCTGGTCGCCGCCGTGGAGGCCTTCGCCGAGCGCGGCTACCACGCCACGACGACCCGTGACATCGCGGGCCGCGCCGGGATGAGCCCGGCCGCGCTCTACATCCACTACAAAACCAAGGAAGAGCTGCTGCACCGCATCAGCCGGATCGGTCACGAGCGGGCCCTGGACATCCTGCGCACGGCGGCCCGGCGGGAGGGCACCGCCACCGACCGGCTCGCCGACGCGGTGAGCTCCTTCGTCCGCTGGCACGCCGGGGGGCGCACCACCGCACGCGTGGTGCAGTACGAGCTGGACTCGCTCGGCCCCGAGGCCCGCGCGGAGATCCTCGCGCTGCGCCGGCGGTGCGACGCCGAGGTGCGCGCGATCATCGAGGACGGCGTCGCCTCGGGCGAGTTCGAGGTGCTCGACGTGCGGGGCACCACCCTCGCCGTGCTGTCGCTGTGCATCGACGTGGCTCGCTGGTTCAACATCGAGGGGCCCTGGACGCCCGACGAGGTCGGCGCGCTCTACGCCGACCTCGTGCTGCGGATGGTGGGCGTGCGAAAGCCCCCGGCGGCTCAGAGGTAG
- a CDS encoding YiaA/YiaB family inner membrane protein — MSDTPVKQQSTAAFHGQAVASFAIALAATAIGIFQLEADPWVRAFLGIAVLYLVTSAFTLAKVVRDRQEAGQLVSRVDQARLDKLLAQHDPFEKL; from the coding sequence ATGAGTGACACACCGGTCAAGCAGCAGAGCACGGCCGCCTTCCACGGCCAGGCCGTGGCATCGTTCGCCATCGCCCTGGCCGCCACGGCCATCGGCATCTTCCAGCTCGAGGCCGACCCCTGGGTCCGGGCCTTCCTCGGGATCGCCGTCCTCTACCTCGTCACGTCCGCCTTCACGCTCGCCAAGGTCGTGCGGGACCGGCAGGAAGCGGGGCAGCTCGTCAGCCGGGTCGACCAGGCGCGGCTGGACAAGCTGCTCGCCCAGCACGACCCCTTCGAAAAGCTCTGA
- a CDS encoding RNA ligase (ATP), which produces MSRLRVTAEVLTVHEHPNADALELAQVGLYRAVVAKDAYRTGDAALYIPEQAVLPQELIDELGLTGRLAGSRSDRVKAVRLRGELSQGIVCRPRALADVDLAAAATAGTDFAERLGVTKWVPPVPPTMNGDVEPAPDLLPWVDIENVQRYPDIFTPGEPVVLTEKLHGSACLVTYLADEERVFVSSKGFGAKSLALREDPRNLYWRAVRGHDVAGAAARLAERLGARRVGIFGEVYGAGVQDLTYGADGRRDTLGYAVFDVSAEIDGQVRWLDAAELLDGELPLVPRLFHGPYDIGRVLEFASGRETVSGRELHLREGVVIRPAVERYSPVTGGRAIAKAVSPAYLTRKGGTEYE; this is translated from the coding sequence ATGTCGAGGCTGCGCGTCACCGCCGAAGTGCTGACCGTCCACGAGCATCCGAACGCCGATGCGCTGGAGCTGGCCCAGGTGGGCCTGTACCGGGCCGTCGTCGCCAAGGACGCGTACCGCACCGGCGACGCCGCGCTCTACATTCCCGAGCAGGCCGTGCTGCCGCAGGAGCTGATCGATGAGCTGGGGCTGACCGGGCGGCTGGCGGGCAGCAGGTCGGACCGGGTCAAGGCGGTACGGCTGCGCGGTGAGCTGTCCCAGGGCATCGTGTGCCGGCCGAGGGCGCTGGCGGACGTCGACCTGGCCGCCGCCGCGACGGCCGGGACCGACTTCGCGGAGCGGCTGGGCGTCACCAAGTGGGTGCCGCCGGTACCGCCCACGATGAACGGCGACGTCGAGCCGGCGCCGGACCTGCTGCCCTGGGTCGACATCGAGAACGTCCAGCGCTACCCGGACATCTTCACGCCGGGAGAACCCGTGGTGCTGACCGAGAAGCTGCACGGCTCGGCCTGCCTGGTGACGTATCTCGCCGACGAGGAACGGGTGTTCGTCTCCTCCAAGGGCTTCGGGGCGAAGTCCCTGGCGCTGCGGGAGGACCCGCGCAACCTGTACTGGCGCGCGGTGCGCGGGCACGACGTGGCCGGGGCCGCGGCGCGCCTAGCCGAGCGGCTGGGGGCACGGCGGGTCGGCATCTTCGGTGAGGTGTACGGCGCGGGGGTGCAGGACCTGACGTACGGCGCGGACGGGCGGCGCGACACGCTCGGGTACGCCGTGTTCGACGTGTCGGCGGAGATCGACGGGCAGGTGCGGTGGCTGGACGCCGCGGAGCTGCTCGACGGCGAACTGCCCCTGGTTCCCCGCCTGTTCCACGGCCCGTACGACATCGGACGGGTGCTGGAGTTCGCCTCGGGCCGCGAGACGGTGTCCGGGCGGGAGCTGCACCTGCGGGAGGGCGTGGTGATACGTCCGGCCGTGGAACGGTACAGCCCGGTGACCGGGGGCCGGGCGATCGCCAAGGCGGTGAGTCCGGCGTATCTGACGCGGAAGGGCGGCACCGAATACGAGTGA
- a CDS encoding DMT family transporter, translating into MMSVSPRTPLLAAGAATVTVVLWASAFVSIRSAGAAYSPGALALGRLLSGALVLGVFLLVRREGLPPRSAWRGIAISGVLWFGFYMVALNWGEQQVDAGTAALVVNIGPILIALLGARLLGDPLPPRLLAGMAVSFAGAVTVGLSMSGEGGSSVLGVALCLLAAMAYAGGVVAQKPALGRASVLQVTTFGCLVGAVCCLPFSWQLVTEAAGAPLSATLNMVYLGVFPTALAFTTWAYALSRTTASRMGATTYAVPALVVLMSWLALGEVPGPLTMAGGALCLAGVAVSRSRPRSAAPTSEPVSRTEREATTSA; encoded by the coding sequence ATGATGAGCGTCTCACCCCGTACCCCGCTGCTGGCCGCCGGCGCCGCCACCGTGACCGTCGTGCTGTGGGCCTCCGCCTTCGTCTCGATCCGCAGCGCGGGCGCCGCGTACTCGCCCGGCGCGCTGGCCCTCGGGCGACTGCTGTCGGGAGCCCTCGTGCTGGGGGTGTTCCTCCTGGTGCGGCGGGAGGGGTTGCCGCCGAGGTCGGCCTGGCGCGGCATCGCGATATCGGGCGTGCTGTGGTTCGGCTTCTACATGGTCGCCCTCAACTGGGGCGAACAGCAGGTCGACGCCGGTACGGCGGCCCTGGTGGTGAACATCGGCCCCATCCTGATCGCGCTGCTCGGCGCCCGGCTGCTCGGCGATCCGCTGCCGCCGCGGCTGCTGGCGGGCATGGCGGTGTCGTTCGCCGGTGCGGTGACGGTGGGGCTGTCGATGTCCGGCGAGGGCGGCTCGTCGGTGCTCGGGGTGGCGCTGTGCCTGCTGGCCGCGATGGCGTACGCCGGCGGGGTCGTCGCGCAGAAGCCGGCCCTCGGACGGGCGAGCGTGCTGCAGGTGACGACGTTCGGCTGCCTGGTGGGGGCGGTGTGCTGCCTGCCGTTCTCCTGGCAGCTGGTGACCGAGGCGGCCGGCGCTCCGCTGTCGGCCACCCTGAACATGGTCTACCTGGGCGTCTTCCCGACCGCGCTCGCCTTCACCACCTGGGCGTACGCCCTGTCGCGCACGACCGCCAGCCGTATGGGCGCGACGACGTACGCCGTTCCCGCCCTGGTCGTGCTGATGTCGTGGCTGGCGCTGGGCGAGGTGCCCGGGCCGCTCACGATGGCGGGCGGGGCGCTGTGCCTGGCCGGGGTGGCGGTGTCGCGGTCCCGGCCGCGGTCCGCGGCGCCGACGAGCGAGCCGGTGTCGCGGACCGAACGGGAGGCCACCACGTCAGCGTGA
- a CDS encoding Zn-dependent alcohol dehydrogenase: protein MAVRAAVLPAVGAPLEVTEIDLPAPGPGQIRVRLAAAGVCHSDLSLSNGTMRLPVPAVLGHEGAGTVVAVGEGVTHLAPGDGVVLNWAPSCGDCPACARGEVWLCANALNGSAAVHAHRTSDGAELYPGLNVAAFAEETVVPTSCALPAPPGVPLTDAALLGCAVLTGYGAVHHSAQVRPGETVAVFGVGGVGLAALQSARIAGASRIVAVDVSAEKEELARGAGATDYVVASDTTARDIRALTDKQGVDVAVECVGRAVTIRAAWESTRRGGRTTVVGIGGKDQQVTFNALEIFHWGRTLSGCVYGNCDPQRDLPVLAEHIRAGRLDLSALVTERIALDGIPAAFDNMLAGKGGRALVVF from the coding sequence ATGGCTGTGCGTGCCGCCGTCCTTCCGGCTGTCGGTGCCCCGCTGGAGGTCACGGAGATCGACCTTCCCGCGCCCGGCCCCGGCCAGATCCGGGTCCGTCTCGCCGCGGCCGGGGTGTGCCACTCCGATCTCTCCCTGTCCAACGGCACCATGCGCCTGCCGGTCCCGGCCGTGCTCGGCCACGAGGGCGCGGGCACCGTGGTCGCCGTCGGCGAAGGGGTCACGCACCTCGCGCCGGGCGACGGCGTCGTCCTCAACTGGGCCCCGTCGTGCGGCGACTGCCCCGCCTGCGCCCGCGGCGAGGTGTGGCTGTGCGCCAACGCCCTGAACGGCTCCGCCGCCGTCCACGCCCACCGCACGTCCGACGGTGCCGAGCTGTACCCGGGCCTGAACGTGGCCGCGTTCGCCGAGGAGACGGTGGTGCCGACCTCCTGCGCGTTGCCGGCGCCGCCGGGCGTGCCCCTGACCGACGCGGCGCTCCTGGGCTGCGCGGTCCTCACGGGCTACGGGGCGGTGCACCACTCCGCGCAGGTCCGGCCCGGCGAGACGGTCGCGGTGTTCGGCGTCGGCGGGGTGGGTCTGGCGGCGCTGCAGTCGGCGCGGATCGCGGGCGCGTCGCGGATCGTCGCGGTGGACGTCTCCGCGGAGAAGGAGGAGCTGGCCCGTGGGGCCGGCGCCACCGACTACGTCGTCGCCTCCGACACCACCGCCCGCGACATCCGCGCCCTGACCGACAAGCAGGGGGTCGACGTGGCGGTGGAGTGCGTCGGGCGGGCGGTCACCATCCGCGCGGCCTGGGAGTCGACCCGCCGCGGCGGGCGCACGACGGTCGTCGGCATCGGCGGCAAGGACCAGCAGGTCACCTTCAACGCCCTGGAGATCTTCCACTGGGGCCGCACCCTCTCGGGCTGCGTCTACGGCAACTGCGACCCGCAGCGGGACCTGCCCGTCCTGGCCGAGCACATCCGCGCGGGCCGCCTGGACCTGTCGGCACTGGTCACGGAACGCATCGCGCTGGACGGCATTCCGGCGGCCTTCGACAACATGCTGGCGGGCAAGGGGGGCCGGGCGCTGGTCGTCTTCTAG
- a CDS encoding acyl-CoA dehydrogenase family protein, translating to MNLELSEEQNAVRQLARDFVDREIAPHVIAWDRAEEVDRGIVKKLGEVGFLGLTVDEEYGGSGGDHLAYCLITEELGRGDSSVRGIVSVSLGLVAKTVAAWGGEEHKRRWLPGLTSGEYVGCFGLTEPGTGSDAGNLTTRAVRDGGDYVINGTKMFITNGTWADVVLLFARSTDAPGHQGVSAFLVPADTPGLTRRTVHGKLGLRGQATAELVLQDVRVPASAMLGPEGKGFSVAMSALAKGRMSVAAGCVGIAQAALDAAVRYAGEREQFGRSIAHHQLVQELISDIAVDVDAARLLTWRVADLVDRGLPFTTEASKAKLFASEAAVRAANNALQVFGGYGYIDEYPAGKLLRDARVMTLYEGTSQIQKLLIGRALTGVSAF from the coding sequence GTGAACCTGGAGCTCAGCGAGGAGCAGAACGCCGTACGGCAGCTCGCCCGGGACTTCGTGGACCGCGAGATCGCCCCCCACGTCATCGCCTGGGACCGCGCGGAGGAGGTCGACCGGGGGATCGTCAAGAAGCTCGGCGAGGTCGGCTTCCTGGGGCTGACCGTCGACGAGGAGTACGGCGGCAGCGGCGGCGACCACCTCGCGTACTGCCTGATCACCGAGGAACTCGGCCGCGGGGACTCCTCCGTGCGCGGCATCGTCTCCGTCTCCCTCGGCCTGGTCGCCAAGACCGTCGCCGCCTGGGGCGGCGAGGAGCACAAGCGCCGCTGGCTGCCGGGGCTGACCTCCGGCGAGTACGTCGGCTGCTTCGGCCTCACCGAGCCGGGCACCGGCTCCGACGCCGGGAACCTCACGACCCGCGCGGTCCGCGACGGCGGTGACTACGTCATCAACGGCACAAAGATGTTCATCACCAACGGCACCTGGGCCGACGTCGTGCTGCTCTTCGCCCGGTCCACCGACGCCCCCGGCCACCAGGGCGTATCCGCCTTCCTCGTCCCGGCCGACACGCCCGGACTGACCCGCCGCACCGTCCACGGCAAGCTCGGGCTGCGCGGCCAGGCCACCGCCGAACTGGTCCTCCAGGACGTCCGGGTCCCGGCCTCCGCGATGCTCGGCCCGGAGGGCAAGGGGTTCTCCGTGGCGATGTCCGCTCTGGCGAAGGGGCGGATGTCGGTCGCGGCCGGCTGCGTCGGCATCGCCCAGGCCGCGCTCGACGCGGCGGTCCGGTACGCGGGGGAGCGCGAGCAGTTCGGCAGGTCCATCGCCCACCACCAGCTCGTCCAGGAGCTGATCAGCGACATCGCCGTGGACGTCGACGCGGCCCGCCTGCTGACCTGGCGGGTCGCCGACCTGGTCGACCGCGGCCTGCCCTTCACCACCGAGGCCTCCAAGGCCAAGCTCTTCGCCTCGGAGGCGGCCGTGCGCGCGGCCAACAACGCCCTGCAGGTCTTCGGCGGCTACGGCTACATCGACGAGTACCCCGCGGGCAAGCTGCTCCGCGACGCCCGCGTGATGACCCTCTACGAGGGCACGAGCCAGATCCAGAAGCTGCTCATCGGGCGGGCGCTGACGGGGGTGTCGGCGTTCTGA
- a CDS encoding TetR/AcrR family transcriptional regulator translates to MARPRKPLLSTDRIVATARTLVDTEGLAAVSTRRLAAELGVSGPSLYNHFRTKDEILEAVADSVSAQVDLSMFEDGRDWRTALHDWAVSYRAALRDHPNIVPVLARGPGRRPAALRLADAVYGAMVEAGWPPAQATSIGALMRYFIMGSALGSFAGGFVTDESAYDPADYPHLGQAHLLAERQDKIDERAFETGLCALLDGLAQQYEQVGRTA, encoded by the coding sequence ATGGCCCGACCGCGCAAGCCCTTGCTCAGCACCGACCGGATCGTCGCGACGGCCCGGACGCTGGTGGACACGGAGGGGCTCGCGGCCGTCTCCACCCGTCGGCTGGCCGCGGAGCTGGGGGTCAGCGGGCCGTCGCTGTACAACCACTTCCGCACCAAGGACGAGATCCTGGAGGCGGTCGCGGACTCGGTGAGCGCGCAGGTCGACCTGTCGATGTTCGAGGACGGGCGGGACTGGCGAACCGCGCTGCACGACTGGGCGGTCTCCTACCGGGCCGCCCTGCGCGACCACCCGAACATCGTCCCCGTGCTGGCCCGCGGGCCCGGCCGTCGCCCGGCCGCGCTGCGGCTGGCGGACGCGGTCTACGGCGCGATGGTCGAGGCGGGCTGGCCACCGGCGCAGGCCACGTCCATCGGCGCGCTGATGCGGTACTTCATCATGGGCTCCGCGCTCGGCTCGTTCGCCGGGGGCTTCGTGACCGACGAGAGCGCGTACGACCCCGCCGACTATCCCCACCTCGGGCAGGCGCACCTCCTCGCCGAGCGGCAGGACAAGATCGACGAGCGGGCCTTCGAGACGGGGCTCTGCGCGCTGCTGGACGGGTTGGCGCAGCAGTACGAGCAGGTCGGGCGGACCGCGTAG
- a CDS encoding 3-keto-5-aminohexanoate cleavage protein gives MQVCLNGTRGAADGTRVPLTPEAMARDAARAVAAGACDVHVHPKTPCGHDSLSPRVVAPVLEAIRRRVPVPVGVTTGAWAEPDPAARLERVRGWTVLPDHASVNWHEPGAEELAAALIDRGVGVEAGIWSGTDGAARFARSPLGPKVLRVLAEVTDPSPDTAGASPRRLLDDVGSAFGRPVLLHGQDGGAWPVLRLAGRLGLATRIGLEDTLTLPDGQQAADNARLVAEALREYAEARDASSR, from the coding sequence ATGCAGGTGTGTCTCAACGGGACGCGCGGGGCCGCCGACGGTACGAGGGTGCCGTTGACGCCCGAGGCGATGGCGCGGGACGCGGCGCGAGCGGTCGCGGCCGGGGCCTGCGACGTCCATGTGCATCCCAAGACACCGTGCGGACACGACTCGCTGTCCCCGCGCGTGGTGGCGCCGGTGCTGGAGGCGATCCGGCGGCGGGTGCCGGTGCCGGTCGGGGTGACCACGGGCGCGTGGGCCGAGCCCGATCCGGCGGCCCGGCTGGAGCGCGTGCGCGGCTGGACGGTGCTGCCGGACCACGCCTCGGTCAACTGGCACGAGCCGGGTGCCGAGGAGCTGGCCGCCGCGCTCATCGACCGGGGCGTGGGCGTTGAGGCCGGCATCTGGTCCGGGACCGACGGAGCGGCGCGGTTCGCGCGCTCGCCGCTCGGCCCGAAGGTGCTGCGGGTCCTCGCCGAAGTGACCGACCCCTCGCCGGACACGGCCGGGGCGAGCCCCCGCCGCCTGCTGGACGACGTCGGCTCCGCCTTCGGCCGGCCGGTGCTGCTGCACGGCCAGGACGGCGGCGCCTGGCCGGTGCTGCGGCTGGCGGGGCGCCTGGGGCTGGCGACCCGCATCGGCCTGGAAGACACGCTGACTCTGCCGGACGGGCAACAGGCCGCCGACAACGCGCGGTTGGTGGCCGAGGCGCTGCGGGAGTACGCCGAGGCCCGGGACGCTAGCAGCCGGTAA
- the soxR gene encoding redox-sensitive transcriptional activator SoxR — MPQLPEKIHELTVGQLAARSGAAVSALHFYEAKGLISSRRTSGNQRRYTRDTLRRVAFVRAAQRVGIPLATIREALAELPEERTPTRDDWARLSEAWRSELDQRIRQLNRLRDHLTDCIGCGCLSLDTCVLSNPDDVFGERLAGSRLLVERPGTAPPRAPRGREPEPEPEDSL, encoded by the coding sequence GTGCCCCAGCTTCCCGAGAAGATCCACGAGCTCACGGTCGGCCAGCTCGCCGCGCGCAGCGGCGCCGCCGTCTCCGCCCTGCACTTCTACGAGGCCAAGGGCCTGATCAGCAGCCGCCGCACCTCGGGCAACCAGCGCCGCTACACCCGCGACACGCTGCGCCGTGTCGCCTTCGTCCGGGCCGCCCAGCGCGTCGGCATCCCGCTGGCCACGATCCGTGAGGCCCTCGCCGAGCTGCCCGAGGAGCGCACCCCCACCCGGGACGACTGGGCCCGCCTGTCCGAGGCCTGGCGCTCGGAGCTGGACCAGCGGATCCGGCAGCTCAACCGCCTGCGCGACCACCTCACGGACTGCATCGGCTGCGGCTGCCTCTCGCTGGACACCTGCGTCCTGTCCAACCCCGACGACGTCTTCGGCGAACGCCTGGCGGGCTCGCGGCTGCTGGTGGAACGCCCCGGCACCGCCCCGCCGCGCGCGCCGCGCGGCCGGGAGCCGGAGCCGGAGCCGGAGGACAGCCTCTGA
- a CDS encoding MaoC family dehydratase, which yields MAEPRIFTSVDELKAAVGEQLGYSDWLEVDQKRIDLFAEATGDHQWIHVDPEKAAAGPFGTTIAHGYLTLSLLPLFGPQLIGVEGVRMGVNYGTNKVRFPAPVPVGSRLRATATITGVEDVTGGVQVSVAFTVEREGGDKPVCVAESVARYYL from the coding sequence ATGGCAGAGCCGAGGATCTTCACGTCCGTCGACGAGCTGAAGGCGGCGGTGGGCGAGCAGCTGGGGTACTCCGACTGGCTGGAGGTCGACCAGAAGCGGATCGATCTGTTCGCCGAGGCCACCGGTGACCACCAGTGGATCCACGTCGACCCGGAGAAGGCCGCCGCCGGCCCCTTCGGCACGACGATCGCGCACGGCTACCTCACGCTGTCCCTGCTGCCGCTGTTCGGGCCGCAGCTGATCGGCGTCGAGGGCGTGCGGATGGGCGTCAACTACGGCACCAACAAGGTCCGTTTCCCCGCCCCCGTCCCGGTCGGCTCCCGGCTGCGCGCCACCGCGACGATCACCGGCGTCGAGGACGTGACCGGCGGCGTGCAGGTTTCCGTCGCCTTCACCGTGGAGCGCGAGGGCGGCGACAAGCCGGTGTGCGTGGCGGAGTCGGTGGCGCGGTACTACCTCTGA